One part of the Olleya sp. YS genome encodes these proteins:
- a CDS encoding magnesium chelatase, giving the protein MNIKEIKTLGDLKKAEYQSKSIKDELRYNLIEKIQNKETTFKGVHGYENTVIPELERAILSRHNINFLGLRGQAKTRLARLMLNLLDEYIPVVEGSEINDDPLQPISRLATELIKEKGDATPITWLHRSERFAEKLATPDVTVADIIGDVDPIKAANLKLSYADDRVIHYGMIPRANRCIFVINELPDLQARIQVALFNILQEGDIQIRGFKLRLPLDMQFIFTANPEDYTNRGSIVTPLKDRIGSQILTHYPTDIETAKIITQQEAKSDALQKDNIHVPELAKDLLEQIVFEARESDFIDEKSGVSARLSITAFENLLSTAELRSLKAGDKTTTVRLSDFLGIIPAITGKVELVYEGEQEGAAQVAYNLIGEAVKSLFPEFFPKIEKLKKQEDDSPYDDIVSWFFNNAEGFELLDDLRDKEYKALLDAVSPLDDLLGEYQPKLSKQESYFVKEFVLWALVEYKQLSKYRFTEGLQFKDPYGSFISGI; this is encoded by the coding sequence ATGAATATAAAAGAAATAAAAACTTTAGGAGATTTAAAAAAAGCTGAATACCAAAGCAAATCTATTAAAGACGAATTAAGATATAATTTAATTGAAAAAATACAAAATAAAGAAACCACGTTTAAAGGTGTTCATGGTTACGAAAACACTGTAATTCCTGAGTTGGAACGTGCTATTTTATCACGTCATAATATCAATTTTTTAGGATTACGTGGTCAAGCCAAAACACGCTTAGCACGTTTAATGCTGAATTTGTTAGACGAATATATTCCAGTAGTTGAAGGTTCAGAAATTAATGACGATCCACTACAACCAATCTCGCGCTTAGCAACCGAATTAATTAAAGAAAAAGGTGATGCTACACCAATTACTTGGTTACATAGAAGCGAACGTTTTGCTGAAAAACTAGCCACACCAGATGTTACAGTTGCAGATATTATTGGCGATGTAGATCCTATAAAAGCTGCTAATTTAAAATTGAGTTATGCAGACGACAGAGTCATCCATTACGGAATGATTCCACGTGCTAATAGATGTATTTTTGTTATTAATGAGTTACCAGATTTACAAGCTAGAATACAAGTCGCTTTATTTAATATTTTACAGGAAGGCGATATTCAGATTAGAGGATTTAAGTTGAGATTACCACTAGATATGCAGTTTATCTTTACAGCAAATCCAGAAGATTATACTAATAGAGGTAGTATTGTTACGCCTTTAAAAGATAGAATTGGCTCACAGATTTTAACCCATTATCCTACAGATATCGAAACCGCAAAAATCATTACGCAACAAGAGGCAAAATCTGATGCACTTCAAAAAGATAACATTCACGTTCCAGAATTGGCTAAAGATTTATTAGAGCAAATTGTGTTTGAAGCTCGCGAAAGTGATTTTATTGACGAAAAAAGTGGTGTTAGTGCGCGATTAAGTATTACTGCTTTTGAAAATTTATTAAGTACAGCAGAGTTACGTAGTTTAAAAGCAGGTGATAAAACAACAACGGTCAGATTATCTGACTTTTTAGGAATTATTCCAGCCATTACAGGTAAGGTAGAATTGGTGTATGAAGGTGAGCAAGAAGGTGCAGCACAAGTGGCTTATAATTTAATTGGCGAAGCAGTAAAAAGTTTGTTTCCAGAATTTTTTCCAAAAATAGAAAAACTAAAAAAACAAGAAGATGACAGTCCGTATGACGATATTGTCTCATGGTTTTTTAATAATGCTGAAGGCTTCGAATTATTGGATGATTTACGAGATAAAGAATATAAAGCCTTACTAGATGCAGTATCACCTTTAGATGATTTGTTAGGCGAGTACCAACCCAAATTATCAAAACAAGAAAGTTATTTTGTAAAGGAATTTGTGCTTTGGGCTTTAGTAGAGTATAAGCAATTAAGTAAATATAGATTTACAGAAGGATTACAATTTAAAGACCCTTATGGTAGTTTTATAAGCGGTATTTAA
- a CDS encoding VWA domain-containing protein, which yields MKNEKLNRKGFVFKPYSSPSQTPFEKLFDVFKELITHTSGDFDEAIDWLRELDKEYNLTTPDYTIEDFIEDLKDKGYIREEIKPDGKKGTSITAKTERAIRQSALDQIFGNIKRSGSGNHKSKGVGIGDEHTGDFRNYQFGDALDKVSMTESLRNAQINNGIGDFKLTEDDLVIEETTHKSQMSTVLMIDISHSMILYGEDRITPAKKVAMALAELITTRYPKDTLDILVFGNDAWPIKIKDLPYLNVGPYHTNTVAGLQLAMDLLRRKRNTNKQIFMITDGKPSCLRLPDGTYYKDSNGLNPYITNKCYAQAQQARKLHIPITTFMIAQDPYLMQFVEEFTHANQGKAFYTGLKGLGEMIFEDYETNRKKRIKG from the coding sequence ATGAAAAACGAAAAATTAAATAGAAAAGGGTTTGTGTTTAAACCTTATTCTTCGCCTTCGCAAACCCCTTTTGAAAAACTCTTTGATGTTTTTAAAGAGTTGATTACACATACTTCTGGAGATTTTGATGAAGCTATAGATTGGCTACGAGAATTGGATAAAGAATACAATTTAACTACTCCTGATTATACCATTGAAGATTTTATTGAAGACTTAAAGGACAAAGGTTATATAAGAGAAGAGATTAAACCTGATGGTAAAAAAGGAACTTCTATTACAGCTAAAACCGAACGTGCCATTAGACAATCGGCTTTAGATCAAATATTTGGAAACATCAAACGTAGTGGTTCTGGAAACCACAAAAGTAAAGGTGTTGGCATAGGAGACGAACATACTGGTGATTTTAGAAACTACCAATTTGGTGATGCTTTAGATAAAGTGTCTATGACCGAAAGTCTTCGTAATGCACAAATAAATAATGGTATTGGAGATTTTAAATTAACCGAAGACGATTTGGTTATAGAAGAAACGACTCACAAATCGCAGATGAGTACGGTTTTGATGATAGATATTAGTCACAGTATGATTTTATATGGAGAAGACCGAATTACTCCTGCAAAAAAAGTCGCTATGGCTTTAGCCGAATTAATTACAACACGTTATCCAAAAGACACCTTAGATATTTTGGTTTTTGGTAACGATGCTTGGCCAATAAAAATTAAAGATTTACCATATCTAAACGTTGGACCTTATCATACTAATACAGTTGCAGGCTTACAATTAGCTATGGATTTATTACGCCGAAAACGCAACACCAATAAGCAGATTTTTATGATAACTGATGGTAAACCAAGCTGTTTGCGATTACCTGACGGAACTTATTATAAAGACAGTAATGGTTTAAATCCTTACATCACTAATAAATGTTACGCACAAGCGCAGCAAGCTAGAAAATTGCATATACCAATCACTACGTTTATGATTGCACAAGACCCATATTTAATGCAATTTGTAGAAGAATTTACGCATGCCAATCAAGGAAAAGCTTTTTATACAGGATTAAAAGGATTAGGCGAAATGATTTTTGAAGATTATGAAACTAATAGAAAAAAACGAATTAAAGGATAG